Within the Nicotiana tabacum cultivar K326 chromosome 11, ASM71507v2, whole genome shotgun sequence genome, the region gtagaagttgaagatttcaaagttcattaggcttgaatccgagtgaaattcgtgtttttgatgttgtttgaggtgattcgagaattcgactaagtttgtattgggttataagacttgttggtatgtttggttgaggtcccggggggcctcagATTGATtacgggtggttaacggacttggagTTTGAATTAAGGGACTCCTGAAGTCTGGACTcagctggtgtaatcgcacctacggaaGTTTCATCGCatatgcgagcccgcagaagcaaCAATGAGGAGGCTTAGCAGTGGACGCAGGTGCGAGGTCCTTTCCGCACCTACGAGGCTGCAAATGCGGGCCTGTTGCGTAGAAGTGCTTCCGCTGAAGCGGTAGTTGGAGAAGTTAGTGATTTTCGCAAAAACGGACTTTCCACCGCAAAAGCCGGACCTCAGAAGCGGGattttggtcgcaggtgcgaaagacctgggcagaacatataaatacgagggttccgagatttttcaccattttcatcattttgagctcggattttagaggtttttgagagggtttttgaagagattattGAGGTAAGATCCTTCTGCTCATTTTACTTTAATAATGATGTTTCTCCACTGATTTTTCACCTAGTTTGTATATTttttaggtgaaatttgggagtttgagactaggtatttggagagtgaattttaggaatttgaATGACAATTTGGTGTTagattttggtatatttggtatggttagactcgtgagtgaatgaactttcgtgttttgtgacttttgttggatttcgaaacGTGGGCCCGAGTGCCGGGTTTGAGTCGATTTTGAATTTTGgttataattttgtatttttcttgtggaattgattcttttatcCTATAtttattgtattgtactgcttgtggctagattcaggacatttggaggccgattcgcgaggcaaaggcatattggagtagagttttgctcggattgagtaagtaacagttttaaatctggttttgagggtatgaaactctggATTATGcgttatgtgattggtttggaggtgacgcacatgttaggtgacgggcgtgcatcgtaggaattgggacttggtccattccgtgaaactatAAAATTGAATAACGCTCtccctgtgttatagaaatttgactgcaacatgtagaaatcatgtttaggctatatgatgACACCGTTGAGACCCGCataggtcgtgtacttgttgaatcATCTGCTATTTGCTATCTTATACTCAGTCAcggttttacttgcgtatcatatctctatcttttttttgtttcttattGATACATGTTATTATCTCTATTTGGGCTGATTTGTATGATTTttgagagctcgagagactggagaggttggtgactgagttagggcctgagtgccgagttGTGAGCTATATGTGTATATATGAAccgtgttgcacgccgcaacgagccttaaggttatatatatacatatggatcgggatgcacgccgcaacgagccttatggctatttatatataatggatcgggttgcacgccgcagtgatataacacttgggatgaaggagtcccttcggagtctgtacactcccaatgagcgcaagtacctgttgagtgtgagtgttgaaggctgagagccgagtgattgagctattGAGAAAGATTGAGTGACTGTTACCCTGAGAGGCTGTGCTTGCTTTCATTTGTTGCTGCACTTAGCTACTATATGTCACTGTtttgaaatttctggaagatatTGTATCCGATTTTACTTGAATTTGGTAATGTATAAACTGATTTGAATTAAattgctggatttgaaagcatgtctactttcttgctgagattactgaaaatgaactataactatctagctcatcactatctttcagtttcttatttattattcttatttactgagttggttgtactcacgctataccttGCACTTCGGACACGGTGGGCATTGATATCGTGCACGGTTGATCTTTGGAGATTTACGAGGTAGTTGCCCGGCGTCCGCAGTCCTTATTTATGCTATCTTTATTTGTACTTGGTTACAGACTCTCGTAGACATTTCTTTCTAGACTggttgtatagatgctcatgagcTCAGTAACACCCTGATTTGGAGTTATGTTTTCGCACTTATGTTTGGGTTGTTACCCCGacttttttttaatgaaaattctgGTTATTCAAAAtttcttaatttattttctattaaatgttggaagtattttaaaaatatcggtttgcctagtaccacgataggtgtcatcacgacgggttaggatTTGTGCCGTGACAGTAAAGTGGGACAACTCTATagagataattatgtattatcctTACAATTTACATGCTCTTTGTCATGAGGCAGAAACAACTTAAGTGATTTGGGGTAATAAAACATCTTGCAAATATAGAGCCTGCATACATATAATGATTACATCATGAAAAGTTGAATATTCAGTCATCATAGTTAGAAGTAACATTTCTCATTTCATTTATCCTCATTTtgtggaaaattgagaaaagtaACTTTATATGAAGTACATTGTCACTTTTCACTCTTGATTTCTTCACAATTTCCACCATAAGATAATTTACATAAAGTAAGGTGAATCACTTATAGAGTACAAAATAGTGACATGTCATATTGAAGGCCACACAAAGAAGGCTTTATGATTGGATTAACAAAAAAGATTCACCAAAATGGAGAACAACCAAAAGTATTTAAAGGTGAAAAAGGGAAGGTATTTTTTTATCTCTCAAAATAGAGAAGTACTTACATTATATTTTGATTGCGTTAAAATTTAAAACTTGATAGTAAGATAGCCCTTATATAATTACCTGGGTGTTACTCAAAGTACATACAAATTATACATTATGGTTGTCCATATGTTTGGACAATACTAAAAAGATTTTTCTACATATCATAAACTCCAATAGCAATTAATTCTGTACAAGTAAAAGTGTCTCACGAAGCTTAGCAAACCCAAGGACTACAATTTGAGCAACAGTGTCAGTGTGTATAACATAAGGGACTAaatacaaaatagccaaaaacataGTACACGTAGTTGCAAATATAAGAAGAAGAGGAGTGAGTGTGACAAATACTCTCCACTTCCTATAATTTATAATTTGAAACTTCGAATGAAACATCGTCACGCCAAAACATAGAGAGAGAAGATTAGACTTAGAGAGAGAAACTTGAAGTTCTCTTGACAATTAAAGTGTCAAAGACTCTCCGTAAACATCGCTTACTCCTCTTGTAAGAATTTCAGTCTTTTTCTTCTTACTCAATTTCTTTGACCAAGTTTTTTctactttgatttttttttttaaattttagtttatacATGAAATATGAATCTAGAATCCAAGATTTTGATTCAGAGGCAATTAAACCTGATAAACTGATCTgggcttttaaaaaaaaaattaaaatctgcctaaatatttttttttccagcaAAACCCCTGAAAAGGCTAATCTTGCTTAAGCATGGAgctatttgttttgattttttaatttattacatTTTATTAGCAAATTATAAGTTGTGTTCTCAAGAATTTATTTTGGATTGTGGGTAATGTttaaattttgttagttttgtaGTTTTTTTGTGGAGAAGAATGTTATCAAGAATGGATTCCAGGAAGAAAATTGGTGAGAAAACTGGAAATGGGAAGTTGTTGAATGATATTGAAGCTATAAGTAAAGCCCTATATTTGGATAAAACCCAACCTCGGATTTTGATGTCTACAGCTAGTAGTCGTTCTAAGTCTGTTGGGAAAGCCCGTTTACCCGACCCCAAATCGAAAAGCAAAGACAATAATGGTAGAGATTTGTTAGACAAGGATAGTAATAAGAAGTCCATATGGAGTTGGAAGAGCTTAAAGTCCTTAACTCATGTTAAAAACCGAAGGTTCAATTGCTGTTTTTCGCTTCAAGTCCATTGCATTGAAGGGCTGCCGCCATTTTTtgatgaccttagccttgtcgtcCATTGGAGGAGGCGAGATGGTGGGTTGATGACATGTCCGGTTGTGGTTTCTGAAGGTATAGCAGAGTTTGAGGAACAGTTGAGTTATACGTGTTCTATATATGGCAGTAGGAATGGTCCCCATCATTCAGCAAAGTATGAGGCAAACCATTGCTTGTTGTATGCTGCAGTTTGTGGCACTCCTGAACTTGACTTGGGGAAGCATCGGGTTGACCTTACCAGGTTGCTGCCTCTTACATTAGAAGAATTGGAGGATGAGAAGAGCTCGGGTAAGTGGACAACTAGTTACCGGTTGTCAGGCAAGGCTAAAGGTGCAACCATGAATGTTAGTTTTGGGTATCACATAGTTGGGAAAGGGAACACTTCTACCATGCTTCTGAGCAATAGGGACGTTCAAAACTTGAGGCAGAGCAGTTCAAGTGCTGCAAAACTTGCACAATCTGAGAAAAGTGATGAGCTGAGCATAATAAGGCGAGCTGGAAGCCTTCCTCCTCGGTCTTCTACTTCACAGCAGTACGCAGAGGAAGTAAAAGATCTTCATGAGGTATTACCAATGCGTAGTTCTGACCTCTCCAAATCAGTAGAAGTTTTGTATCAGAAGCTCAAGGAAGAGAAGCTTGAAGTTTCAAAGATTGATGTTTCCTCTAATACTGCTGAGAACCTCAAGCCAGAACTATCCTTGCTATCAGAACCTGGGAAGGGAAGTGTTGAAAACGAGTGCGAGTTTTCTGTGATTGAGAAAGGCATAGAACTGCCCttgaaggaactggagcaaaAAGAAGATGATTCTGTGAAAACTATTGATTACCCCGTGTTGGAGAGGCTTGTACCTGCTAGTACTGGGAAGATGCCCATTGAAGAGGAGGCACAACCTGAACTATTGGACAAGGGTCTTGACAGTGCAAATGAACTACTTCCGGTGAGTGCCAGCAATTTTGAGACAGAAGAATTGATTATGAAAGAATTGGAGTCTGCATTAAACAGTGTCTCTGACTTGTCAAGCGAGGGATTAGATTCTCAAGAACATGACAATGAAGTTATAAATCATGATAGTTACTTGGATGTTAAAGCGAAGTATAGAGAGCTTAGGAAGGGAAAATCCCTCAGCATGGATTACGTTACTGAATCCGTGGCTAGTGATTTCCTGGATATGCTAGGGATTGAGCATAGTCCATTTGGCCCAAGTTCCGAGAGCGAGCCTGATTCCCCAAGAGAACGATTATTGAGGCAATTTGAGAAGGACACTCTGGCTAGTGGCTGTTCTTTGTTTAACCTTGATATGGGCATTGAAGAATTTGCTTCTAATGCTCCAAGTGGATCTCAATGGACGAGCATCTTCGAGGAATTTGGTTATTCATCTGCCGAACCGTCATATGAGGAAATGCCCAAGATAGAAATTGAGGCAATGAGTAATAAAACAAGAGCTTCCACATTGGAGGACTTGGAGACGGAGGCTTTGATGCGTGAATGGGGCTTGAACGAGAAGTCATTTCAATATTCTTCTCCCAAAAGTTCAAGTGGTTTTGGCAGCCCAATTCATATGCCTCCTGAAGACCCTTACCAATTGCCTCCTCTTGGAGAAGGCTTAGGACCCTTGGTACAGACTGAAAATGGAGGATTTTTAAGGTCAATGAATCCTGCAATTTTCAAGAATGCTAAGGGTGGAGGGAATTTAATTATGCAGGTATCCAGTCCAGTGGTGGTGCCTGCGGAAATGGGTTCTGGTATAATTGACATACTGCAGCATTTGGCCTCCATTGGAATGGAAAAGCTCTCCATGCAGGCAAGTAAATTAATGCCTTTGGAAGATATAACTGGTAAGACAATGGAACAAATAGCCTGGGGAAATGCACCGAGCTTAGAAGGACCTGAAAGGTTTGTCGTTTTGTTCACATTATTTTTTGTAGAGTTGGATTGCAGTTAGCGTACCACAAATATACATGCACCTACTTATATCTCGTTTGAAATTGTTTTGCAGGCAAGATCTATTGCATCATGAATTTGAGTTTGGGCAAAACATGGCCAGTGGTCGGAGTAAAAAGGGAAAATCACACGGACCAATGCCAAGTAAGTTGGAATCAAGTTCTACTGGGACTCACATAGACGCTGAATATGTATCCTTAGAAGACCTTGCTCCTTTGGCAATGGATAAAATTGAAGCCCTTTCAATTGAGGGTTTGAGAATACAGTCGGGAATGTCAGATGAGGATGCACCTTCAAACATCAGCACTCAATCCATTGGTGAGTTTTCAGCCTTTGAGGGACAAAAGATCAATTTTGGTGAAGCTGTAGGTTTGGAAGGGGCAGGTGGATTGCAGCTTCTGGACATTAAAGACAATGGTGATGAAGTTGATGGGCTTATGGGCTTATCTCTAACTCTTGATGAATGGATGAGGTTGGACTCGGGAGATATATATGACGAAGATGAGATTAGCGAGCGAACCTCTAAACTGCTAGCAGCTCATCATGCTATCAGCACAGACATGTTTCGGGGCAGGTCGAAGGGAGAGAAGAGACGTGGAAAAGGTAAGAAGTGTGGTTTGTTGGGAAACAACTTTACAGTGGCACTAATGGTGCAGCTCCGTGATCCTTTACGGAATTATGAGCCGGTTGGTACACCTATGCTCGCACTTGTTCAGGTAGAGAGAGTGTTTGTACCACCTAAACCTAAGATATACAGCACAGTTTCTGAAGTTAGAAACAAcaatgaagatgatgatgatgaatctGAGCCTCCTAAGAAGGACCTGAATGTGGACATCAATGAAGAGAATATCACCACCGAGGTTGAACAAATACAACAGTACAAAATAACCGAAGTGCATGTTGCAGGTTTGAAGACAGATCAAAGTAAAAAGAAACTATGGGGTTCCACAACTCAAGAACAGTCTGGCTCTCGTTGGTTGCTTGCTAATGGAATgggaaagaaaaataaacatCCATTAATGAAGTCAAAGGCTGCTAACAAATCTTCAAAGGCAGCTGCTTCATCAGCAACAACTACAGTGCAGCCTGGTGATACACTATGGAGTATATCTTCTAGGGTTCATGGTACAGGCGCTAAATGGAAGGAAATAGCAGCACTAAATCCACATATCCGAAATCCCAATGTTATATTGCCGAATGAAACAATCAGATTGAAGTAGTGGTTCAAACTGGGTGATTCACTGGGCAATGAAATTTTGGAAGCAGCCACCAATTTATGGTGAAAAAACTGGGCAATACAGCTTCAAGTTATATTAAAGGTCAAAGAACGGGTGAACGTGCTGAACCAGTATTTTTGTGCAATGTCAATGTCATGTCAAGGGATGTGCTCCTGTAAATGTGCTTTATTTGTACAATGTTTGGCAATCGTTGCTGTGGTTGTCATGGGAAACATTGTTTTCCTCTTCATAATTTAATGAAAGAAATGTACCGACTCTTGTGACGCCTTGTGTTTGTTGCAATAACAGAAAAATTGTTTCTAAAAAGGGTACCTCGGTGCACAAAGATCTCGCAGGGTATGGGGAAGGGTCGTATCTCAAGGGGTTGCAAAATGAAGCGTACCCTTTTTTGGATATTAAAAATTGGTGCTTTATTTCTCTGTCAAGAGCCATCTCCTTCCCTCCCTCTAGATGGCAAAATTTCTTATTACTGAACTTTTCTGGTTGATCTGAATTTAATCTAAATCTTCGTTTGAAGGAAATACCAATCTTT harbors:
- the LOC107823575 gene encoding protein PLASTID MOVEMENT IMPAIRED 1-RELATED 1; amino-acid sequence: MLSRMDSRKKIGEKTGNGKLLNDIEAISKALYLDKTQPRILMSTASSRSKSVGKARLPDPKSKSKDNNGRDLLDKDSNKKSIWSWKSLKSLTHVKNRRFNCCFSLQVHCIEGLPPFFDDLSLVVHWRRRDGGLMTCPVVVSEGIAEFEEQLSYTCSIYGSRNGPHHSAKYEANHCLLYAAVCGTPELDLGKHRVDLTRLLPLTLEELEDEKSSGKWTTSYRLSGKAKGATMNVSFGYHIVGKGNTSTMLLSNRDVQNLRQSSSSAAKLAQSEKSDELSIIRRAGSLPPRSSTSQQYAEEVKDLHEVLPMRSSDLSKSVEVLYQKLKEEKLEVSKIDVSSNTAENLKPELSLLSEPGKGSVENECEFSVIEKGIELPLKELEQKEDDSVKTIDYPVLERLVPASTGKMPIEEEAQPELLDKGLDSANELLPVSASNFETEELIMKELESALNSVSDLSSEGLDSQEHDNEVINHDSYLDVKAKYRELRKGKSLSMDYVTESVASDFLDMLGIEHSPFGPSSESEPDSPRERLLRQFEKDTLASGCSLFNLDMGIEEFASNAPSGSQWTSIFEEFGYSSAEPSYEEMPKIEIEAMSNKTRASTLEDLETEALMREWGLNEKSFQYSSPKSSSGFGSPIHMPPEDPYQLPPLGEGLGPLVQTENGGFLRSMNPAIFKNAKGGGNLIMQVSSPVVVPAEMGSGIIDILQHLASIGMEKLSMQASKLMPLEDITGKTMEQIAWGNAPSLEGPERQDLLHHEFEFGQNMASGRSKKGKSHGPMPSKLESSSTGTHIDAEYVSLEDLAPLAMDKIEALSIEGLRIQSGMSDEDAPSNISTQSIGEFSAFEGQKINFGEAVGLEGAGGLQLLDIKDNGDEVDGLMGLSLTLDEWMRLDSGDIYDEDEISERTSKLLAAHHAISTDMFRGRSKGEKRRGKGKKCGLLGNNFTVALMVQLRDPLRNYEPVGTPMLALVQVERVFVPPKPKIYSTVSEVRNNNEDDDDESEPPKKDLNVDINEENITTEVEQIQQYKITEVHVAGLKTDQSKKKLWGSTTQEQSGSRWLLANGMGKKNKHPLMKSKAANKSSKAAASSATTTVQPGDTLWSISSRVHGTGAKWKEIAALNPHIRNPNVILPNETIRLK